From a single Streptomyces sp. NBC_01264 genomic region:
- a CDS encoding biotin--[acetyl-CoA-carboxylase] ligase, whose product MTPSDASGGASNGAPAGRWSSLDRPPLNVAALQRALVTGEGLWSSLEVVSSTGSTNSDLAARAAKLPEGAVLVAEEQTAGRGRLDRSWVAPARSGLFFSVLLKPGPSVPQERWGWLTLLAGVATATGLSRAAGVDTALKWPNDLLVTVDGEERKTGGILAERVGDGVVLGIGLNVTLTDAELPVDTAGSLVLAKATVTDRDPLLKAVLRSLEQWYGNWRAAGGDPAASGLQETYAAGCATLGKHVRAELPGGRTLTGTAEAVDTDGRLVVRTAEDKHEAVGAGDVVHLRSVR is encoded by the coding sequence ATGACGCCATCAGATGCATCAGGCGGAGCTTCGAACGGAGCTCCCGCGGGCCGTTGGTCGAGTCTGGACCGGCCGCCCTTGAACGTTGCCGCGCTGCAGCGGGCCCTCGTGACCGGTGAGGGGCTGTGGAGCTCGCTGGAGGTCGTGTCCTCCACCGGGTCCACCAACAGTGATCTCGCCGCCCGGGCCGCGAAGCTGCCCGAGGGGGCCGTCCTCGTCGCCGAGGAGCAGACCGCCGGGCGGGGCAGGCTGGACCGGAGCTGGGTCGCGCCCGCCCGGTCCGGACTGTTCTTCTCCGTGCTCCTGAAGCCCGGGCCCTCGGTGCCGCAGGAGCGGTGGGGCTGGCTGACGCTGCTGGCCGGGGTGGCCACGGCCACCGGGCTCTCGCGCGCCGCCGGGGTGGACACCGCCCTCAAGTGGCCCAACGACCTCCTGGTCACCGTCGACGGTGAGGAGCGCAAGACCGGCGGGATCCTCGCCGAGCGCGTGGGCGACGGGGTCGTCCTCGGGATCGGGCTCAACGTGACGCTGACCGACGCCGAGCTGCCGGTGGACACCGCCGGGTCGCTGGTCCTGGCCAAGGCCACCGTCACCGACCGGGACCCGCTGCTCAAGGCCGTACTGCGCTCCCTGGAGCAGTGGTACGGAAACTGGCGCGCGGCCGGCGGCGATCCGGCGGCCAGCGGCCTGCAGGAGACGTACGCGGCGGGCTGCGCGACCCTCGGCAAGCACGTGCGGGCCGAGCTGCCGGGCGGGCGCACCCTCACCGGGACGGCCGAAGCGGTGGACACCGACGGGCGGCTCGTCGTACGGACGGCCGAGGACAAGCACGAGGCCGTGGGGGCGGGGGACGTCGTCCATCTGCGGTCCGTGCGGTAG
- a CDS encoding adenylate/guanylate cyclase domain-containing protein, which yields MTVDDPRSSAPAPGTTTGGSGSSGSSGASGGTSGGSGVHATPIGREQHTPHHEVDHTAQPTADPLAIRLEQLILGAERRYTPFQAARSAGVSMELASRFWRAMGFADIGQARALTEADVLALRRLAGLVEAGLLSEPMAVQVARSTGQTTARLAEWQIDSFLEGLTEPPEPGMTRTEVTYPLVELLLPELEEFLVYVWRRQLAAATGRVVQVADDEEMVDRRLAVGFADLVGFTRLTRRLEEEELGELVESFETTSADLVAAHGGRLIKTLGDEVLYCADDAATAAEIALRLIETMEADPQMPELRVGIAFGTVTTRMGDVFGTTVNLASRLTSIAPKDAVLVDGAMAQELGRTGAAPVSEKEAENEEGGGTYRFALQPMFQRPVRGLGVVEPWSLTRRSPKIPG from the coding sequence TTGACCGTCGACGACCCTCGGTCCAGCGCGCCCGCCCCCGGCACGACGACGGGCGGCTCCGGCAGCTCCGGCAGCTCCGGCGCTTCGGGCGGCACCTCGGGCGGTTCGGGAGTCCACGCCACCCCGATCGGGCGCGAGCAGCACACTCCCCACCACGAGGTCGACCACACGGCGCAGCCGACGGCCGACCCGCTCGCCATCCGCCTGGAACAGCTGATCCTGGGCGCCGAGCGCCGGTACACCCCCTTCCAGGCGGCCCGTAGCGCCGGGGTCTCGATGGAGCTCGCCTCCCGCTTCTGGCGGGCCATGGGCTTCGCGGACATCGGCCAGGCCAGGGCCCTGACGGAGGCCGACGTACTGGCGCTGCGCCGGCTCGCCGGCCTCGTCGAGGCCGGGCTGCTGAGCGAGCCGATGGCGGTCCAGGTGGCGCGGTCCACCGGGCAGACCACGGCCCGGCTCGCGGAGTGGCAGATCGACTCCTTCCTGGAGGGGCTGACCGAGCCGCCGGAGCCGGGGATGACCCGCACGGAGGTCACGTACCCGCTGGTCGAGCTGTTGCTGCCGGAGCTGGAGGAGTTCCTCGTCTACGTGTGGCGGCGCCAGCTCGCGGCCGCGACCGGGCGGGTCGTGCAGGTGGCGGACGACGAGGAGATGGTCGACCGGCGCCTCGCGGTGGGCTTCGCCGACCTGGTGGGCTTCACGCGCCTGACGCGGCGGCTGGAGGAGGAGGAGCTCGGCGAGCTGGTCGAGTCCTTCGAGACGACCTCGGCGGACCTGGTGGCGGCGCACGGCGGCCGGCTGATCAAGACGCTGGGCGACGAGGTGCTGTACTGCGCCGACGACGCGGCGACGGCGGCGGAGATCGCGCTGCGGCTGATCGAGACGATGGAAGCCGATCCGCAGATGCCGGAGCTGCGCGTGGGCATCGCCTTCGGGACGGTGACCACCCGCATGGGCGATGTCTTCGGGACCACGGTGAACCTGGCCTCGCGGCTGACGTCGATAGCCCCCAAGGACGCGGTCCTGGTGGACGGCGCGATGGCCCAGGAGCTGGGCCGCACGGGCGCGGCGCCGGTCTCGGAGAAGGAAGCGGAGAACGAGGAGGGCGGCGGCACCTACCGCTTCGCGCTCCAGCCGATGTTCCAGCGCCCGGTGCGTGGTCTCGGCGTCGTCGAGCCCTGGTCGCTGACGCGCCGGAGCCCTAAGATCCCCGGATAA
- a CDS encoding enoyl-CoA hydratase/isomerase family protein, producing MSEFVVVHRHEGGVAELVLDRPKAMNAVSTEMARGIGAACAELAADPAVRVVVLSSTAERAFCVGADLKERNSFSDAELLRQRPTTRGAYGGVLELPMPVIAAVHGFALGGGFELALACDVIVADETAVVGLPEVSVGVIPGGGGTQLLPRRVGAARAAELIFTARRVEAAEALGLGLVDSVVPAGTDREAALAMAAAMAANSPVGLRAAKRALRLGHGMDLAAGLEIEDAAWRTVAFSGDRAEGVAAFNEKRKPEWPGV from the coding sequence GTGTCCGAGTTCGTGGTTGTGCACCGGCATGAGGGCGGGGTCGCCGAGCTGGTTCTGGACCGGCCCAAGGCGATGAACGCCGTGTCGACCGAGATGGCGCGGGGGATCGGTGCCGCCTGCGCCGAGCTCGCCGCGGACCCGGCGGTACGGGTGGTCGTGCTCTCCTCGACCGCCGAGAGGGCGTTCTGCGTGGGCGCGGACCTCAAGGAGCGCAACTCCTTCTCGGACGCCGAGCTGCTGCGCCAGCGGCCCACCACGCGGGGTGCGTACGGGGGAGTGCTGGAGCTTCCGATGCCGGTGATCGCGGCGGTGCACGGGTTCGCGCTGGGGGGCGGCTTCGAGCTGGCCCTCGCCTGCGACGTCATCGTCGCCGACGAGACGGCCGTCGTCGGGCTGCCCGAGGTGTCGGTCGGGGTGATCCCGGGCGGCGGCGGTACGCAGCTGCTGCCGAGGCGCGTGGGGGCGGCGCGGGCGGCGGAGCTGATCTTCACCGCGCGGCGGGTGGAGGCCGCGGAGGCGCTGGGCCTGGGCCTGGTGGACTCGGTGGTGCCGGCGGGGACGGACCGCGAGGCCGCCCTGGCGATGGCGGCGGCGATGGCGGCGAACTCCCCGGTGGGGCTGCGGGCGGCCAAGCGGGCGCTGCGGCTCGGGCACGGCATGGATCTGGCGGCCGGGCTGGAGATCGAGGACGCGGCGTGGCGGACGGTGGCCTTCTCCGGGGACCGGGCCGAGGGTGTGGCGGCGTTCAACGAGAAGCGGAAGCCGGAGTGGCCCGGGGTGTGA
- a CDS encoding GGDEF domain-containing protein: MGVDGRLRAVVGLAQAMAAACAPRDSVRAAARGARLAMDGSFAAISAWERERGRLRVLVNEGERRDGEEEFPEDESYPVHDFPEITEFLHERWVGGGGPHAWVDSAVGDRPGRRGDALRRRGRGTCVVAPIVLSGRAWGELYVARDEGMADFDEDDAEFATVLAAVIAAGLAQSDRLEEARRLAFTDPLTGLANRRAVDMRLDEALEEHRRGGAEVVVSLVVCDLNGLKKVNDTLGHAMGDRLLERFGSVLSLCGAMLPGALVARLGGDEFCLVSVGPSADEVVRVTEEVCLRAAELELGEGVACGVASTGDPIGPVKSSRRLFRLADAAQYKAKAARSAKPVVAGRDTAVVRLADAEPGGPGDRRRFRGRA, translated from the coding sequence ATGGGTGTTGACGGGCGGCTTCGAGCCGTTGTGGGCCTCGCGCAGGCCATGGCCGCCGCGTGCGCGCCGCGGGACAGTGTGCGGGCCGCCGCGCGCGGGGCGAGGCTGGCGATGGACGGATCGTTCGCCGCCATCTCCGCGTGGGAGCGGGAGCGGGGGCGCCTGCGGGTGCTCGTGAACGAGGGGGAGCGCCGGGACGGGGAGGAGGAGTTCCCCGAGGACGAGTCGTACCCCGTGCACGATTTCCCCGAGATCACGGAGTTCCTGCACGAGCGCTGGGTCGGCGGGGGCGGGCCCCACGCCTGGGTGGACAGCGCGGTCGGGGACCGGCCGGGACGCCGCGGCGATGCGCTGCGGCGGCGCGGGCGCGGTACGTGCGTGGTGGCCCCGATCGTGCTGAGCGGGCGGGCCTGGGGCGAGCTGTACGTGGCCCGGGACGAGGGCATGGCGGACTTCGACGAGGACGACGCGGAGTTCGCCACCGTGCTCGCGGCGGTGATCGCGGCCGGGCTCGCGCAGAGCGACCGGCTGGAGGAGGCCCGGCGGCTCGCCTTCACCGACCCGCTGACCGGGCTGGCCAACCGGCGGGCCGTGGACATGCGGCTCGACGAGGCGCTGGAGGAGCACCGCAGGGGCGGGGCCGAGGTGGTCGTGAGCCTGGTCGTCTGCGACCTGAACGGCCTCAAGAAGGTCAACGACACCCTCGGGCACGCGATGGGCGACCGTCTGCTGGAACGTTTCGGCTCGGTGCTGAGCCTGTGCGGGGCGATGCTGCCGGGTGCGCTGGTCGCCCGGCTGGGCGGGGACGAGTTCTGCCTGGTCAGCGTGGGGCCTTCGGCGGACGAGGTGGTACGGGTCACCGAGGAGGTGTGCCTGCGGGCCGCCGAGCTGGAGCTGGGGGAGGGGGTCGCCTGCGGGGTCGCCTCCACGGGGGACCCGATCGGGCCGGTGAAATCGTCCCGGCGGTTGTTCCGGCTGGCGGATGCGGCGCAGTACAAGGCGAAGGCGGCGCGGTCGGCGAAGCCGGTGGTGGCGGGCCGGGACACTGCCGTGGTCCGCCTCGCCGACGCGGAGCCCGGCGGCCCGGGCGACCGCCGCCGCTTCCGCGGCCGGGCGTAG
- the hutH gene encoding histidine ammonia-lyase: protein MHTVVVGTSGTTAEDVIAVARGNARVELSAEAVAALAAAREIVDALAAKPEPVYGVSTGFGALASRHISPELRAQLQRNIVRSHAAGMGPRVEREVVRALMFLRLKTVASGHTGVRPSVAQTMADVLNAGITPVVHEYGSLGCSGDLAPLSHCALALMGEGDAEGPDGVVRPAGELLAEAGIEPVELREKEGLALLNGTDGMLGMLVMALADLGRLYTAADITAALTLEALLGTEKVLQPELHAIRPHPGQSASAANMAAVLKGSGLVRHYQEETAPRVQDAYSVRCAPQVAGAGRDTMAHAALVASRELAAAVDNPVVLPDGRVESNGNFHGAPVAYVLDFLAIAAADLGSIAERRTDRLLDKNRSHGLPPFLADDAGVDSGLMIAQYTQAALVSEMKRLAVPASADSIPSSAMQEDHVSMGWSAARKLRTAVDNLTRIVAIEMYAATRAIELRHGLTPAPASQAAIAAARAAGVQGPGPDRFLAPDLAAADAFVRSGGLVDAVETVTGPLA, encoded by the coding sequence ATGCACACTGTCGTGGTGGGAACGTCCGGGACCACCGCCGAAGACGTGATCGCCGTCGCCCGCGGCAACGCCCGCGTGGAGCTCTCCGCCGAGGCCGTCGCCGCGCTCGCGGCGGCCCGCGAGATCGTGGACGCGCTCGCCGCGAAGCCCGAGCCCGTCTACGGGGTGTCCACCGGGTTCGGGGCGCTCGCCTCCCGGCACATCAGCCCGGAGCTGCGCGCGCAGCTCCAGCGCAACATCGTCCGCTCGCACGCCGCCGGCATGGGCCCGCGCGTCGAGCGCGAGGTCGTGCGGGCGCTGATGTTCCTGCGGCTGAAGACCGTCGCGTCCGGGCACACCGGCGTCCGGCCGTCCGTCGCGCAGACGATGGCCGACGTGCTCAACGCCGGGATCACCCCCGTCGTGCACGAGTACGGCTCGCTGGGCTGCTCGGGAGACCTCGCCCCGCTCTCGCACTGCGCGCTCGCGCTGATGGGCGAGGGTGACGCGGAGGGCCCCGACGGAGTCGTGCGGCCCGCCGGGGAGCTGCTCGCCGAGGCCGGGATCGAGCCGGTCGAGCTGCGCGAGAAGGAGGGGCTCGCCCTCCTCAACGGCACCGACGGCATGCTCGGCATGCTGGTCATGGCCCTCGCCGACCTCGGCAGGCTGTACACCGCCGCCGACATCACCGCCGCGCTGACCCTGGAGGCGCTGCTCGGCACCGAGAAGGTGCTCCAGCCCGAGCTGCACGCCATCCGCCCGCACCCGGGGCAGAGTGCCTCCGCCGCGAACATGGCCGCCGTCCTGAAGGGTTCCGGGCTCGTCCGGCACTACCAGGAGGAGACCGCCCCGCGCGTGCAGGACGCCTACTCCGTGCGCTGCGCCCCGCAGGTCGCCGGCGCGGGCCGCGACACCATGGCGCACGCCGCCCTCGTCGCCTCCCGCGAGCTGGCCGCCGCCGTCGACAACCCGGTCGTGCTGCCCGACGGGCGCGTGGAGTCCAACGGAAACTTCCACGGCGCCCCGGTCGCCTACGTGCTCGACTTCCTCGCCATCGCGGCCGCCGACCTCGGGTCGATCGCCGAGCGGCGCACCGACCGGCTGCTCGACAAGAACCGGAGCCACGGCCTGCCGCCGTTCCTCGCGGACGACGCCGGCGTGGACTCCGGGCTCATGATCGCCCAGTACACGCAGGCCGCACTGGTGAGCGAGATGAAGCGGCTCGCGGTTCCCGCCTCCGCCGACTCGATCCCCTCCTCCGCCATGCAGGAGGACCACGTCTCGATGGGCTGGTCGGCCGCGCGCAAGCTCCGTACCGCCGTCGACAACCTGACCCGGATCGTCGCGATCGAGATGTACGCGGCCACCCGCGCCATCGAGCTGCGCCACGGGCTCACCCCGGCGCCGGCCAGCCAGGCCGCCATCGCCGCGGCGCGTGCGGCGGGCGTGCAGGGTCCCGGTCCGGACCGGTTCCTCGCGCCCGACCTGGCCGCCGCGGACGCCTTCGTTCGTTCGGGTGGACTCGTGGACGCCGTCGAGACCGTCACCGGTCCCCTCGCCTGA
- a CDS encoding L,D-transpeptidase, with protein MEWRVRTDSKRRRRSLVAISAVLGGVLVLAGCGGDDGKAQTPKASGEASAKSQADVDAAAAKDASQAKIVITPKDGATNIGLNDAATVAVTEGTLTAVELKSSEGTKVAGKIAADGKSWKPDGTLKRSTKYALSATAKDEAGREAHENASFTTVSPQNSFVGSFIPDAGQTVGVGMPVSITFDKQIKDKKAVQAGITVTSSSGQEVVGHWFSTQRLDFRPEKYWQAGSTVTLKLALDGVQGGPGIQGVQSKTVTFKIGRSQVSTVDAKSKKMTVTRDGAVLKTIPISAGSPENPTYNGQMVISEKFKETRMNGATVGFTDDDGKGEYDIKDVPHAMRLSNSGTFVHGNYWGPDSVFGSANTSHGCVGLNDAKGANDPSQPAAWFYDNSLIGDVVTVVNSPDKTIKPDNGLNGWNMGWAEWKAGSAV; from the coding sequence ATGGAGTGGCGTGTGAGGACGGACAGCAAGCGGCGGAGAAGGTCCCTGGTGGCCATATCCGCTGTACTCGGCGGCGTACTGGTGCTCGCGGGATGCGGCGGTGACGACGGCAAGGCGCAGACGCCGAAGGCCAGCGGGGAGGCGTCGGCCAAGTCCCAGGCGGACGTGGACGCGGCCGCGGCCAAGGACGCCTCGCAGGCCAAGATAGTCATCACGCCCAAGGACGGCGCCACCAACATAGGCCTGAACGACGCGGCCACGGTGGCCGTCACCGAGGGCACGCTCACCGCGGTCGAGCTGAAGAGCTCCGAGGGCACGAAGGTGGCGGGCAAGATAGCCGCCGACGGGAAGAGCTGGAAGCCGGACGGCACGCTGAAGCGCTCCACGAAGTACGCGCTGTCGGCGACCGCGAAGGACGAGGCGGGCCGCGAGGCGCACGAGAACGCCTCCTTCACCACCGTCTCCCCGCAGAACAGCTTCGTGGGCTCCTTCATCCCCGACGCGGGTCAGACCGTCGGCGTGGGCATGCCGGTGTCGATCACCTTCGACAAGCAGATCAAGGACAAGAAGGCCGTCCAGGCCGGCATCACGGTCACCTCCAGCAGCGGCCAGGAGGTCGTGGGCCACTGGTTCAGCACGCAGCGGCTGGACTTCCGCCCGGAGAAGTACTGGCAGGCGGGTTCCACCGTCACCCTGAAGCTGGCGCTGGACGGGGTCCAGGGCGGCCCGGGCATCCAGGGCGTGCAGAGCAAGACCGTCACCTTCAAGATCGGCCGGAGCCAGGTCTCCACGGTCGACGCGAAGAGCAAGAAGATGACGGTCACCCGTGACGGCGCGGTCCTCAAGACCATCCCGATCTCGGCGGGCTCCCCGGAGAACCCGACCTACAACGGTCAGATGGTGATCTCCGAGAAGTTCAAGGAGACCCGGATGAACGGCGCCACCGTCGGCTTCACGGACGACGACGGCAAGGGCGAGTACGACATCAAGGACGTGCCGCACGCGATGCGCCTGTCCAACTCCGGCACCTTCGTGCACGGCAACTACTGGGGCCCGGACTCGGTCTTCGGCAGCGCCAACACCAGCCACGGCTGCGTCGGTCTGAACGACGCCAAGGGTGCGAACGACCCGAGCCAGCCCGCGGCCTGGTTCTACGACAACTCCCTCATCGGAGACGTCGTCACGGTCGTCAACTCCCCGGACAAGACGATCAAGCCGGACAACGGCCTCAACGGCTGGAACATGGGCTGGGCGGAATGGAAGGCCGGCTCGGCCGTCTGA
- a CDS encoding ABC transporter permease: MFFTYLRRELRRRRKAALVVASGLALGIALVIVVTSVSAGMTQAQGKVLQSLYGLGTDMTVTKAQTPPAEGDTTARPRFRFDAQGEGDANAGAEQSSDLVMPQGFQTLDASTVDKVSGQAGVAQAVGGLSLQVMKVNGQFKRGEFKRAEGQTGGGAATKPGATGGGQGGTVEGGGADFDVNSFSVYGADVAHPELGPLTTSRITSGRTFAAGESDAAVAVVDSAHATKNKLAVGSEVTVKGTKFKVIGIATADSGDAAANVYLPLKQAQTLAATPGKITTVYVQAKDSQAIGSVKQAIQKNVPDTTVTTSADLADTVSGSLSTAASLASTVGTWLSYAVLLAAFLVAGLLTSSAVSRRVREFGTLKALGWKSGRVTGQVVGEALVNGLIGGALGIGLGLAAAYAITAISPQLTAQLAGGAGRGQGPGGGGGGMMRSAQQSAGKALDIALTAPVSVSTIGLAVALAVAGGLIAGGFGGWRASRLRPADALRRVE; this comes from the coding sequence ATGTTCTTCACCTACCTCCGGCGCGAGCTGCGCCGCCGCAGGAAGGCGGCGCTCGTCGTCGCCTCCGGGCTCGCCCTGGGCATCGCCCTCGTCATCGTCGTCACCTCCGTCTCGGCGGGCATGACACAGGCCCAGGGCAAGGTCCTCCAGTCGCTCTACGGCCTCGGCACGGACATGACCGTGACCAAGGCCCAGACCCCGCCGGCCGAGGGAGACACCACGGCCCGGCCCCGGTTCAGGTTCGACGCGCAGGGCGAGGGCGACGCGAACGCCGGGGCCGAGCAGAGCAGCGACCTCGTGATGCCCCAGGGCTTCCAGACCCTCGACGCCTCGACCGTGGACAAGGTGTCCGGCCAGGCCGGGGTCGCGCAGGCCGTCGGCGGCCTCAGCCTCCAGGTGATGAAGGTCAACGGGCAGTTCAAGCGCGGCGAGTTCAAGCGCGCGGAGGGCCAGACGGGCGGCGGAGCCGCCACCAAGCCGGGCGCCACGGGCGGCGGCCAGGGCGGTACGGTCGAGGGCGGCGGCGCCGACTTCGACGTCAACTCCTTCTCCGTCTACGGCGCGGACGTCGCCCACCCCGAGCTGGGCCCGCTCACCACCTCCAGGATCACCTCGGGCCGCACCTTCGCGGCGGGTGAGAGCGACGCGGCCGTCGCCGTCGTCGACAGCGCCCACGCCACCAAGAACAAGCTCGCCGTCGGCTCCGAAGTCACCGTCAAGGGAACGAAGTTCAAGGTGATCGGGATCGCCACCGCCGACAGCGGCGACGCGGCCGCCAACGTCTACCTCCCGCTCAAGCAGGCCCAGACCCTCGCCGCGACCCCGGGCAAGATCACCACGGTCTACGTCCAGGCGAAGGACTCCCAGGCGATCGGCTCCGTCAAGCAGGCCATCCAGAAGAACGTCCCGGACACCACCGTCACCACCTCGGCCGACCTGGCCGACACCGTCTCCGGTTCGCTCTCCACCGCCGCCTCGCTCGCCTCCACCGTCGGCACGTGGCTCTCGTACGCCGTCCTCCTCGCCGCCTTCCTCGTCGCCGGCCTGCTGACCTCCTCGGCCGTGTCCCGGCGCGTCCGCGAGTTCGGCACGCTCAAGGCGCTCGGCTGGAAGAGCGGCCGCGTCACCGGACAGGTCGTCGGCGAGGCCCTGGTCAACGGGCTCATCGGCGGCGCACTGGGCATCGGCCTCGGGCTCGCGGCCGCGTACGCCATCACCGCGATCAGCCCGCAGCTGACCGCGCAGCTCGCGGGTGGCGCCGGCCGGGGTCAGGGCCCGGGCGGGGGCGGCGGCGGGATGATGCGCTCCGCGCAGCAGAGCGCCGGCAAGGCCCTCGACATCGCGCTCACCGCACCCGTCTCGGTCTCCACCATCGGCCTGGCCGTCGCCCTCGCGGTCGCGGGCGGACTGATCGCGGGCGGCTTCGGCGGCTGGCGCGCCTCCCGGCTGCGGCCGGCGGACGCCCTGCGCCGCGTCGAATAG
- a CDS encoding ABC transporter ATP-binding protein — protein sequence MYQLTGVTKRYQRGKESIDALAGVDLTIEDGGRLVIQGPTGGGKSTLLQMLGALDRPTAGQIVLDGLDLATVSESRLTRVRAESIGFVFQSFNLIPTLTAQENVETALVPLGLKARERRDRAAEALDSVGLGERMGHLPGEMSGGQQQRVAIARALVKRPKVLLADEPTGNLDESMRDEVMELLEGLWKEHGLTFVMVTHDSALAKRAPRVATIRRGKVTVTENA from the coding sequence ATGTACCAACTCACCGGTGTCACCAAGCGCTACCAGCGCGGCAAGGAATCCATCGACGCGCTCGCCGGCGTCGACCTGACCATCGAGGACGGCGGCCGGCTCGTCATCCAGGGCCCCACCGGCGGCGGCAAGTCCACCTTGCTCCAGATGCTCGGCGCCCTCGACCGCCCGACGGCGGGACAGATCGTCCTCGACGGACTCGACCTCGCCACCGTCTCCGAATCCCGCCTCACCCGGGTCCGCGCGGAGAGCATCGGCTTCGTGTTCCAGTCCTTCAACCTGATTCCCACGCTCACCGCCCAGGAGAACGTGGAGACGGCCCTCGTCCCGCTCGGGCTGAAGGCCCGCGAGCGGCGTGACCGGGCCGCCGAGGCGCTGGACTCCGTAGGACTCGGCGAGCGGATGGGGCACCTGCCCGGGGAGATGTCAGGCGGTCAGCAGCAGCGCGTGGCCATCGCGCGGGCGCTGGTCAAGCGGCCCAAGGTGCTGCTGGCCGACGAGCCCACCGGCAACCTCGACGAGTCCATGCGCGACGAGGTCATGGAACTGCTCGAAGGGCTCTGGAAGGAACACGGCCTGACCTTCGTCATGGTCACCCACGACAGCGCGCTCGCGAAGCGGGCCCCGCGGGTGGCGACCATCCGCCGGGGGAAGGTGACCGTCACCGAAAACGCCTGA
- a CDS encoding GNAT family N-acetyltransferase has product MMITALSVPPTDPEVDHWWAVLAAARTADLPGTPPPSRTEVAGALRVPSARGRSVHWATEEAVASLVLFTDGANDHTAHLAELTVRPDARRRGVGTALWARVREELLANGRTSVSAEVDLGGPGQAFVESVGFENVLSMAWRTRRRGSWTSRSRPGRRSGCTRPTAGSWTREAP; this is encoded by the coding sequence ATGATGATCACCGCACTCTCCGTGCCCCCGACGGACCCCGAAGTCGACCACTGGTGGGCCGTCCTGGCAGCGGCCAGGACGGCAGACCTGCCGGGGACTCCGCCGCCCTCCCGGACGGAGGTGGCCGGAGCGCTCCGGGTGCCCTCGGCGCGGGGGCGCTCGGTGCACTGGGCGACGGAGGAGGCGGTCGCCTCGCTGGTCCTCTTCACCGACGGGGCCAACGACCACACCGCGCACCTGGCGGAGCTGACCGTACGGCCGGACGCGCGGCGGCGCGGTGTGGGAACGGCCCTGTGGGCGCGGGTCCGCGAGGAGCTGCTCGCGAACGGCCGTACCTCGGTGTCGGCGGAGGTGGACCTGGGCGGTCCGGGGCAGGCGTTCGTGGAGTCCGTGGGCTTCGAGAACGTCCTGTCGATGGCATGGAGGACGCGCCGTCGGGGGAGCTGGACCAGCAGATCCAGACCTGGACGGCGGAGCGGCTGCACGCGGCCCACCGCAGGATCCTGGACCAGGGAGGCGCCCTGA
- a CDS encoding GNAT family N-acetyltransferase produces MEDAPSGELDQQIQTWTAERLHAAHRRILDQGGALTTVAAVTPDGEVAAYTERVLTDPAGPRALQYDTVVVPAHPGHGLGRAVKLRMLAEAATRHPALRTVVTSVADDNTPMLAVNEALGYRRERGVGYFQLKL; encoded by the coding sequence ATGGAGGACGCGCCGTCGGGGGAGCTGGACCAGCAGATCCAGACCTGGACGGCGGAGCGGCTGCACGCGGCCCACCGCAGGATCCTGGACCAGGGAGGCGCCCTGACCACGGTCGCCGCCGTCACCCCGGACGGCGAGGTGGCGGCCTACACGGAACGGGTCCTGACCGACCCGGCGGGCCCGCGCGCGCTCCAGTACGACACCGTGGTCGTCCCGGCCCACCCGGGCCACGGCCTCGGCCGCGCGGTCAAGCTCCGCATGCTCGCCGAGGCGGCGACCCGCCACCCGGCCCTGCGCACCGTCGTCACCTCGGTGGCGGACGACAACACCCCGATGCTCGCGGTCAACGAGGCCCTGGGGTACCGGCGCGAGCGCGGGGTCGGGTACTTCCAGCTGAAGCTGTAG